A stretch of Babylonia areolata isolate BAREFJ2019XMU chromosome 23, ASM4173473v1, whole genome shotgun sequence DNA encodes these proteins:
- the LOC143297738 gene encoding uncharacterized protein LOC143297738: MFTLHIDTIGHYQCKPQPGWDVLHSSFWSIEACRVPVLCVLGTTPAGQKTCVHIHGQFPYLLVPLSRAKADDNYLHRFAARLEDAIRSAIGRSTTNTHHVFSISLISGRLKTENKEIQVFMKVCFYDPDIVLKAAHLLQDGAVLNTRFQPWGADIPFFLQFIIDRHVHDVSHLHLSAFKLRLLRKTPEGGGDQGCRLTEGDVCHPASDLASVQWISFGDVLSATSLSQCQTCHTCSTTTPPALHWAVDNMPSEMLSSVCLEPQSLCEVEVDVRAADIIPSGHGCETTELSMLNSLAGLVEKNSSIGLFWCAAHGRSHQDLPTVNVTDSTHSENEHYIIDGGIRPFKVDSDDDCAMDDSDWDDEEDIEEEEDDDDSDGDIPQLDGTSDDTTASKKSKKRATGKNSKLGTSSGGSGREDSSSQGEGSNPSCSPQVQSPVMVAGGDTPLPREQGVMSPYRHQQGGFPYQGGYYRQQWGESAMASSMASMTPYPGYHPASGGWGQSAAAHSAYPFMHRFQGYYPYPRHHPYSPAFRQNGTLSSRQQSNFSPPVGSPMSPPSFPSSGPAVHPQSTSTSQQYAHFMSPQAAAMRRHSDGSVAPQDRQFSGSAEWQYPGPVLNNWGFAQGMPSGPVQGMPSGPVQGMPSGPVQSMPPAPAHSRSSGTVTSISAGTIQGMPLGPVHRMSPVSTVTSGPAMPSGPVQSMSPLSTMSSGSGPSGPAQSMSPVSTMPSGSVQSMSLESALLSGPAQNMSTGSVMPSASVHSVSSESAVSSGSVQSRSSGSTTAAEGVSAGLVERRRSGPAENKPSEPAQSGPSGPLRNAPSHFAQSVQARSEDSISAGSAQSVPPKSVQSNLNEAVPHVQTGPDLSMPPVSAQGTAQRSTLTLTRTMPFVQGTPSRSVPDTTPGSNSGMLSEPVEGMSSGSAPMLSSGMSQDTPAGSAQCTPAVSVSSQSAGSSVSTSSGLPAAASQAMEFNVISSGLSAPGSSQNVASCDTLVVSPSITPVSSQYVLTSATTSGSLSSDSPIEASMKSCVSVPAASGQNSVTGSGGDKPADSPHVAPSQSSSGVSLGSQVTPSGSTHSGSCPSVSSKPSYAAPAGSFRDMSSNWWSSSFPGAPRPMQNSTPSPVGHSQFSPMHSDAMAGQRHPGFAQTHFQNAGGLCQSGVIAGNHPPPGQTQPGPMPSFQKPMGRSQQCGVQNIPDPPAHSQPFPVQHGSQNLTGPRYPGPAQNIHSPVGQRYPGPAPHAHGPYGLRPPVPAQNLHIPSGQRQPGPLQDSSHSQMEQGQGSAHSFPSDQHRRLSQISTGPDQSSQSQMNTLPCERNQWQDSGNPPSTLQGLLSAPDSSRELSSHGPSGRRAMSMDCSPSDFYASPTRGPEGNEAVRREFKQPQKRSGSFSSPFGFSAGSGASSALSSLYNFVSNVDPMARTPTPTSRNSTPSSTPHSDPSPNPSHRQDEEMGPMEVKLGPAKWQPHLPSPQASLPRSSSVDEALGSSAKQLTPAASPLMGSSSVGSNKSSITEEQVMDSEVQSKQPTDLSEAREKPSKKEKAADAQVVMCSKEVSCDSLDVSVLLTDCKSTKKETVSGTRSSKKESSSGAVSSTGFSGSERLGKQSRMKKLGLTLNTSRRMSDDRVNSPPVTPIPCAAYTFTFHVPTPVYKRFKMRAIFPNKASSDVKLVRMHPMDARRYSLLKIGRELVRLKRLSAKDMMMKPETSLTSSSGNVGICSEEHNSLIDPQTGELLCPLPGVGTEDSQNRVQSSSHERTELRRQLEPQCEPVPKLTAEGCSQTSLHNPHVGEVMDKANSEKMQRGSPGLQSTPTSHTPTIQTEVGDCTNSQSWQALDRDRRPSVKVEYPAQRGASGSGADQWQSGQPPPQSWAGAMWNYPNSGSAQWGEQWQNCNQSQAWSAGQGGQAYNYGSWMGGGPGFQHPSASGMYPYSNWSQSAHAFTSQPSVSTAQCQSATTGSSPSTAQGGMGPMSQGQSYPQGFTHYGSGGFNQPAAFSPSGHHSNAGGKFTPHFGMGTEHFPYPGAPPPHNYSNMGHGQYPCNYRASGYGPAGAGRKGMCPPGFGVGQQQQQQPGGEVSGLPLETQQYVQCGVPSRFEPSGGYSAAGPAPTLPSASPHGPGPGPGPTQFGGHSSPMYSPNQHGSFMPPSQQQPGQFFQPSQFGHQSGQFPCPPGQANNVPPLSGQSAYSSREQGNQPCPVSSETSSQGLPCQTSGQLEQSPKSVNQQGQYSLTSGHQNQQGDKSESDSGCPENRDSSVSSHDLHTPEQQSFLQQAACQALTTKVCEPSEHSAQNLQSDRPETNSLENSTDTTERNAAVQNTKSFNANRAKHTKSKRHSFDDKVDHAVPQNMNDNCDMKDQKTSIGKCILKDKSPGSSYKDKQQQRNAVKPCSRQNVRRSSVQLWSDGDSDSGEENSNNEESSDDYQPCRSRRSGRKRKSSRHQSPTEIKRRKRSSVNYDAHAFSKYLDRGFEKKTSPRLRQSHNQKEKKRKKKGDPLIEGVHYIVVGKFKGNRVMLVKVDKVKVKVNERVKVSDWSRTGGKCPVTPPRRLQGPRCRRIAKGTPPDDPCFVHTADRVDSQVEGDECEEAAPEEKNISPTPPSDSNHIIKHESCVKKEVEDCDLKKAIKLETDQTLFPVHVNDDVSYKHSHIKTECHDGILSVSCEQMKTEAEDSPHKETGEESKEEPGHRTECGSSGAQPLQVESHETEDSTDRKKLCVVKEDPDATANTQNSEEREPQGDSKGQDHGALHTQPASSPSAETPEIQTANAGDFIGSSYLQTDGMACDTVPTEQRQSPMLLPESSQPVKGMSTTIGLSLLEGKSC; this comes from the exons GTTGAAgactgaaaataaagaaatacaagTTTTCATGAAAGTTTGCTTCTATGACCCAGACATTGTGCTCAA aGCAGCACACTTGTTGCAAGATGGTGCTGTGTTGAACACCCGTTTCCAACCTTGGGGTGCTGACATACCATTTTTCCTACAG tttatcaTTGACCGTCATGTTCATGATGTGAGCCATTTGCATCTTTCGGCTTTCAAGTTAAGATTGCTCAGAAAGACACCTGAAG GTGGAGGGGATCAAGGGTGCAGGCTGACCGAAGGGGATGTTTGCCATCCAGCCAGTGATCTGGCGTCGGTCCAGTGGATCAGCTTTGGTGATGTCCTATCTGCGACAAGCCTTTCCCAGTGTCAAacctgtcacacctgttccaCAACAACACCCCCAGCTCTGCACTGGGCTGTGGACAACATGCCCAG TGAGATGCTGTCCTCAGTCTGCTTGGAGCCCCAGAGTTTGTGTGAAGTGGAAGTGGATGTGAGGGCTGCTGACATCATCCCTAGTGGTCATG GCTGTGAAACCACGGAACTCTCCATGTTAAACAGCTTGGCTGGCTTGGTGGAAAAAAATTCCAGCATTGGGTTGTTCTGGTGTGCTGCCCATGGAAGGAGCCATCAGGACTTACCGACAGTGAATGTTACTGATTCCACCCATTCAGAAAACGAACA TTACATCATTGATGGAGGAATCAGGCCATTCAaggttgacagtgatgatgactgtgCCATGGATGACAGTGACTGGGATGATGAGGAAGAtattgaagaggaggaagatgatgatgatagtgatggggATATACCTCAACTTGATGGTACCTCGGATGATACAACAG CCTCCAAGAAAAGCAAGAAGCGTGCCACAGGGAAGAACTCAAAGCTGGGAACGAGCTCAGGTGGATCAGGCCGTGAGGACAGCAGCTCACAAGGGGAAGGCAGCAACCCATCCTGTAGCCCTCAGGTTCAGAGCCCTGTGATGGTAGCAGGAGGGGATACCCCTCTGCCGCGAGAGCAGGGTGTTATGTCACCATATCGGCATCAGCAAGGTGGCTTCCCCTACCAGGGAGGGTACTACAGACAGCAGTGGGGGGAGTCTGCTATGGCTTCCAGCATGGCCTCCATGACGCCGTACCCTGGCTACCACCCAGCATCAGGGGGTTGGGGCCAGTCTGCTGCAGCCCACAGTGCATACCCATTCATGCATCGCTTCCAAGGCTACTACCCCTATCCCCGGCACCACCCGTACAGCCCCGCCTTCAGGCAGAATGGAACGCTGAGCAGTCGACAGCAGTCTAACTTCAGCCCTCCTGTAGGTTCCCCAATGTCCCCACCTTCTTTCCCCAGCAGTGGGCCTGCAGTCCATCCACAGTCTACTTCCACCTCACAGCAGTATGCTCACTTCATGTCTCCGCAGGCAGCTGCCATGCGACGACATTCTGATGGCAGTGTCGCTCCACAAGACCGGCAGTTTAGCGGGTCTGCTGAGTGGCAGTATCCAGGCCCAGTCCTCAACAACTGGGGGTTTGCTCAGGGTATGCCTTCAGGTCCTGTCCAGGGTATGCCCTCAGGCCCTGTTCAGGGTATGCCCTCAGGCCCTGTCCAAAGCATGCCCCCAGCTCCTGCACACAGTAGGTCATCAGGAACTGTCACAAGCATCTCAGCAGGAACTATCCAAGGCATGCCCTTAGGACCTGTCCACAGAATGTCACCAGTGTCCACTGTGACCTCAGGTCCTGCAATGCCTTCAGGACCTGTCCAAAGTATGTCACCACTCTCCACTATGTCTTCAGGGTCTGGCCCTTCAGGACCTGCCCAAAGTATGTCACCTGTATCTACTATGCCTTCAGGATCTGTCCAGAGCATGTCACTGGAGTCGGCTTTGCTTTCAGGACCTGCGCAGAATATGTCAACAGGATCTGTTATGCCATCAGCATCTGTCCATAGTGTGTCATCAGAATCTGCAGTGTCCTCAGGATCTGTCCAGAGTAGGTCTTCAGGGTCTACTACAGCAGCTGAAGGTGTGTCAGCAGGACTTGTGGAAAGGAGACGATCAGGACCTGCTGAAAACAAGCCTTCAGAACCTGCCCAGAGTGGACCGTCAGGACCTCTCCGTAATGCTCCCTCACATTTTGCCCAGTCTGTTCAAGCAAGATCTGAAGATAGTATTTCTGCAGGGTCAGCCCAGAGCGTGCCCCCCAAATCGGTTCAGAGTAATCTAAATGAGGCTGTCCCTCATGTGCAAACAGGGCCAGACCTTAGCATGCCTCCGGTGTCTGCTCAGGGAACAGCCCAGAGATCAACCTTGACATTGACTCGGACTATGCCTTTTGTCCAAGGTACACCTTCCAGATCTGTCCCAGACACAACACCAGGGTCTAACAGTGGTATGCTTTCAGAACCCGTGGAAGGCATGTCTTCAGGGTCCGCTCCAATGCTGTCTTCAGGAATGTCTCAGGATACACCTGCAGGATCTGCTCAGTGCACACCTGCAGTATCTGTTAGCAGTCAGTCTGCTGGAAGTTCAGTTAGTACATCAAGTGGTTTACCTGCTGCTGCCTCCCAGGCTATGGAATTTAATGTCATCAGTTCTGGATTATCTGCCCCAGGTTCTTCACAGAATGTGGCATCATGTGATACTTTAGTCGTTTCTCCCAGCATTACTCCTGTTTCTTCCCAGTATGTACTGACAAGTGCTACCACTTCTGGATCATTGTCTTCAGATTCTCCCATTGAAGCATCCATGAAGTCCTGTGTCAGTGTCCCTGCAGCGTCTGGCCAGAACAGTGTGACTGGTTCTGGTGGTGATAAACCAGCTGATTCTCCACATGTTGCACCCTCACAGTCTTCCAGTGGTGTTTCTTTGGGATCGCAAGTCACTCCCTCAGGATCTACACACTCAGGCTCCTGTCCTTCAGTGTCTTCAAAACCATCATATGCAGCACCTGCAGGCTCATTTCGAGACATGTCTTCAAACTGGTGGTCCTCCTCATTCCCGGGAGCACCCAGGCCCATGCAGAATAGCACCCCTAGTCCTGTGGGACACAGTCAGTTCAGCCCAATGCACTCTGATGCCATGGCTGGACAAAGACATCCTGGTTTTGCTCAGACTCATTTTCAGAATGCAGGAGGACTCTGCCAGTCTGGTGTTATTGCAGGTAACCACCCCCCACCTGGACAGACACAGCCCGGTCCCATGCCCAGCTTTCAGAAGCCAATGGGGCGGAGTCAGCAGTGTGGTGTGCAGAATATTCCAGACCCACCAGCACACAGTCAGCCTTTCCCTGTGCAGCATGGTTCGCAGAACCTGACAGGGCCGAGATACCCTGGCCCTGCCCAGAACATCCACTCTCCAGTGGGTCAGAGGTATCCAGGTCCTGCCCCACATGCACACGGCCCTTATGGCCTGAGGCCCCCTGTCCCGGCACAGAACCTCCACATACCTTCAGGGCAAAGACAGCCTGGACCCTtgcaggacagcagtcacagtcagatggagCAAGGCCAGGGCAGTGCTCATTCCTTTCCATCAGATCAACACAGACGACTGTCGCAGATCTCTACTGGACCAGATCAGAGCAGTCAGAGCCAGATGAACACCCTGCCTTGTGAGAGGAACCAGTGGCAGGACAGTGGAAACCCACCCTCCACATTACAAGGCCTGTTGAGTGCCCCAGACAGCAGCAGAGAACTGTCATCGCATGGTCCGTCTGGCAGGAGAGCCATGTCTATGGACTGTAGCCCTTCAGATTTCTACGCTTCACCTACCAGGGGTCCAGAGGGGAATGAAGCAGTCAGGCGAGAGTTCAAGCAGCCACAAAAACGGTCTGGCAGTTTCAGCTCTCCTTTTGGGTTTTCAGCTGGTAGCGGTGCCTCCTCGGCTCTGTCCAGTCTCTACAACTTTGTGTCTAATGTAGATCCCATGGCCCGCACACCTACCCCCACTTCCCGCAattccacaccctcctccacgcCTCACTCTGACCCTTCTCCCAACCCCAGCCATCGACAGGATGAAGAGATGGGCCCTATGGAGGTGAAGTTGGGGCCAGCCAAGTGGCAGCCACACCTTCCTTCTCCCCAGGCCTCCCTGCCACGCAGTTCATCTGTGGATGAAGCCCTTGGGAGCAGTGCTAAACAGCTCACCCCTGCAGCATCTCCCTTGATGGGCAGCAGTAGCGTGGGTTCTAACAAATCCAGCATCACTGAAGAGCAGGTTATGGACAGTGAGGTCCAGAGCAAGCAGCCAACTGATTTGTCAGAAGCGCGTGAAAAGCCAAGCAAGAAGGAGAAGGCAGCAGATGCACAGGTGGTAATGTGCAGCAAAGAGGTCAGCTGTGACAGCTTAGATGTGTCTGTTTTACTGACTGACTGTAAAAGCACAAAGAAGGAAACTGTGTCAGGGACTCGCAGCAGTAAAAAGGAGAGTAGCTCAGGGGCTGTGTCTAGTACGGGTTTTTCGGGTTCTGAGCGGCTTGGTAAACAAAGCAGGATGAAGAAGTTGGGTCTGACTCTGAACACAAGCCGGCGCATGTCAGATGACAGAGTCAACAGCCCTCCAGTGACCCCCATCCCCTGTGCTGCTTATACCTTCACCTTCCACGTCCCAACTCCTGTCTACAAGAGGTTCAAGATGCGTGCCATCTTTCCAAACAAAGCGTCCTCAGATGTGAAGTTAGTGCGAATGCACCCGATGGATGCACGAAGGTACAGCCTCTTAAAAATTGGACGTGAACTGGTTCGACTGAAGCGGTTGTCTGCAAAAGACATGATGATGAAGCCAGAAACTTCTCTAACTAGCAGTTCAGGTAATGTTGGCATTTGCAGTGAGGAGCACAATTCCTTGATTGACCCCCAGACAGGTGAGCTGTTGTGCCCTTTGCCTGGTGTGGGAACGGAAGACAGTCAAAACAGGGTTCAGTCTTCAAGTCATGAAAGGACAGAGTTACGTCGCCAGTTGGAACCACAGTGCGAGCCAGTACCAAAGCTAACGGCCGAAGGGTGTTCTCAGACATCTTTGCACAATCCCCATGTTGGGGAGGTGATGGATAAAGCCAACAGTGAGAAGATGCAGAGAGGTTCCCCTGGTTTGCAGTCAACACCCACCAGCCACACCCCTACCATCCAGACTGAGGTAGGGGACTGCACCAACAGCCAGTCGTGGCAAGCTCTGGACCGTGACCGGCGGCCTTCAGTCAAGGTAGAGTATCCAGCTCAGAGGGGAGCCAGTGGCTCTGGGGCAGATCAGTGGCAGAGTGGTCAGCCTCCTCCCCAGTCCTGGGCAGGGGCGATGTGGAACTACCCCAACAGTGGATCAGCTCAGTGGGGGGAGCAGTGGCAGAACTGCAACCAGTCACAGGCTTGGAGTGCTGGCCAGGGGGGTCAGGCGTACAACTATGGCTCTTGGATGGGTGGAGGGCCAGGATTCCAGCATCCGTCTGCCTCTGGCATGTACCCCTACAGCAACTGGTCTCAGTCAGCACATGCTTTCACATCACAGCCTTCTGTGTCCACAGCTCAGTGTCAGTCTGCCACCACAGGCTCCTCCCCTTCTACTGCTCAGGGAGGCATGGGTCCCATGAGCCAAGGTCAGTCGTATCCTCAGGGTTTCACCCACTACGGCAGTGGTGGGTTCAACCAGCCTGCTGCTTTCTCTCCCTCAGGTCATCACAGCAACGCTGGTGGCAAGTTTACCCCCCACTTTGGCATGGGAACTGAGCATTTTCCTTACCCTGGAGCACCACCTCCACACAACTACAGCAACATGGGCCACGGTCAGTATCCCTGTAACTACCGTGCCTCGGGGTATGGGCCAGCTGGTGCAGGGAGGAAAGGGATGTGCCCACCTGGGTTTGGTgtagggcagcagcagcagcaacagccaggAGGTGAGGTGTCAGGACTGCCTCTGGAGACTCAGCAGTATGTGCAGTGTGGGGTCCCATCAAGGTTTGAGCCCAGTGGGGGGTACAGCGCTGCTGGTCCCGCCCCCACCCTGCCCTCTGCATCACCCCATGGTCCTGGACCGGGCCCTGGGCCGACCCAGTTTGGGGGCCATTCCTCCCCTATGTACTCCCCTAACCAGCATGGCTCCTTCATGCCACCATCTCAGCAGCAGCCAGGCCAGTTCTTCCAGCCCAGCCAGTTTGGTCACCAGTCTGGCCAGTTTCCTTGTCCTCCCGGCCAGGCGAACAATGTCCCTCCACTCTCAGGTCAGTCAGCATACAGTTCCAGAGAACAAGGGAATCAGCCATGTCCAGTGTCATCTGAGACAAGCAGCCAGGGACTCCCTTGTCAAACCTCAGGGCAGCTGGAACAGTCCCCCAAGTCAGTCAATCAGCAGGGACAGTACTCCTTGACATCGGGCCATCAGAACCAGCAGGGGGACAAGAGTGAAAGTGACAGCGGTTGTCCTGAAAATAGGGACTCCTCTGTCAGCAGCCATGATTTACACACACCTGAACAGCAATCTTTTTTACAGCAGGCGGCCTGTCAGGCTTTGACCACGAAAGTCTGTGAACCTTCTGAGCACTCTGCCCAGAACCTCCAGTCTGACAGGCCAGAAACAAATTCATTGGAAAATAGCACAGACACCACAGAACGGAACGCAGCAGTCCAAAATACAAAGAGCTTCAACGCTAACCGTGCCAAGCACACAAAATCGAAACGTCACAGTTTTGATGATAAAGTTGACCATGCTGTTCCTCAGAATATGAATGACAACTGTGACATGAAAGATCAGAAAACATCTATCGGTAAATGTATTTTGAAAGATAAAAGCCCTGGCAGTTCATACAAGGACAAGCAGCAACAGAGGAATGCTGTCAAGCCCTGTTCACGCCAGAATGTGCGACGTTCCTCGGTTCAGTTATGGTCAgatggtgacagtgatagtgGAGAGGAGAACAGCAATAATGAAGAGTCGTCAGATGATTATCAGCCCTGCAGGTCACGGCGCAGTGGACGGAAACGAAAAAGCAGCAGGCATCAAAGTCCGACTGAAATCAAACGTAGGAAACGTTCATCAGTAAACTATGATGCCCATGCTTTCTCCAAATATTTGGACCGTGGGTTTGAAAAGAAAACCTCTCCGAGACTGCGGCAAAGCCACAaccagaaagagaagaaaaggaaaaagaaaggtgaCCCGCTGATAGAGGGAGTACATTACATTGTGGTAGGGAAGTTCAAAGGCAACCGAGTAATGCTTGTAAAAGTAGACAAAGTGAAAGTGAAGGTGAATGAGAGAGTCAAGGTCAGTGACTGGTCAAGGACAGGAGGAAAATGTCCAGTGACCCCGCCACGTCGACTTCAGGGCCCTCGCTGTCGAAGAATAGCTAAAGGGACACCACCTGACGACCCTTGCTTTGTGCATACTGCTGATCGTGTTGATTCACAGGTGGAGGGAGATGAGTGTGAGGAGGCAGCTCCTGAAGAAAAGAACATCTCACCTACCCCTCCCTCTGATTCTAACCACATCATAAAACATGAGTCATGTGTGAAGAAAGAAGTTGAAGACTGTGATctaaaaaaagcaataaaactGGAAACAGATCAGACACTTTTTCCTGTGCATGTCAATGATGATGTatcatacaaacactcacacattaaAACTGAGTGTCATGATGGGATTTTGAGTGTTTCCTGTGAACAGATGAAAACTGAAGCAGAGGACAGTCCCCACAAGGAGACTGGGGAGGAATCCAAGGAAGAGCCAGGCCACAGGACAGAGTGTGGCAGCAGTGGTGCTCAGCCGCTGCAAGTGGAAAGTCACGAGACTGAGgacagtacagacagaaaaaaactgtgtgttgtgaaggaggATCCTGATGCCACAGCTAACACACAaaacagtgaggagagagaaCCACAGGGTGACTCAAAAGGACAAGATCACGGTGCCTTGCATACACAGCCCGCCAGCAGTCCCAGTGCAGAGACGCCAGAGATTCAAACAGCAAATGCTGGAGACTTCATTGGCAGCAGTTATCTGCAGACGGACGGCATGGCCTGTGACACAGTGCCAACAGAACAGAGGCAGTCACCCATGTTGTTGCCAG AGAGCAGTCAGCCTGTGAAGGGAATGTCCACTACCATTGGTCTGTCTTTGCTCGAAGGGAAAAGTTGTTGA